A genomic window from Glycine max cultivar Williams 82 chromosome 17, Glycine_max_v4.0, whole genome shotgun sequence includes:
- the LOC100811240 gene encoding ribosomal RNA processing protein 1 homolog B: protein MEEHASHVGRSLVKQLACCKRTTRDKSLRLLLKSWLPSQSQPLSDDDAKKLWKGLFYCMWHSDKPLVQSDLVDRLSSLLLSLHLSVSLQYFSTFLLTMRREWSGIDALRLDKFYLLIRRFVSKFFSLMKTNSWDLQLVHRLINVLDENTLSSLENKSHGNGVNYHIATVFLEELRPFLPLKQEVLEVLLKPFVSAMGKVQDKVLVGKIRSGVFDLLLKTGKSLLEVKKSGDGVEVDSRDEVLLIGTVALVMGFLAAAQDSSDKENVASENGGNLNDESAVLLNETMIANLQRQFEKVAEEAGLDDGVASACDSPQAVSASGRTLSKKRKRTKSLKGKVSQDSAELDGEESAVAKGGEKSKKKVRFSMKNNLVWKPQNPLPPQSLRLPPSATPRGSALKKGLPPGPIREMPLPTKKPKLKRARKSIKGVAPVKRLKKLKSRAA, encoded by the exons ATGGAGGAGCACGCTTCCCATGTGGGTCGCTCCCTCGTGAAGCAGCTGGCATGCTGCAAGAGAACCACCAGAGACAAATCCCTCCGCCTCCTCCTCAAATCATGGCTCCCGTCGCAGTCCCAACCCCTCTCCGACGACGACGCCAAGAAGCTCTGGAAGGGTCTCTTCTACTGCATGTGGCACTCCGACAAGCCCCTCGTCCAATCCGATCTCGTCGATCGCCTCTCCTCTCTCCTTCTGTCCCTCCACCTCTCCGTCTCCCTACAGTACTTCTCCACCTTCCTCCTCACCATGCGCCGCGAGTGGTCCGGCATCGATGCGCTGCGACTCGACAAGTTCTACCTCCTCATCCGCAGGTTTGTCTCCAAGTTCTTCTCCCTCATGAAAACCAATTCCTGGGATCTCCAACTCGTGCATCGCTTGATCAATGTTTTGGACGAGAACACTCTCTCCTCTTTGGAGAACAAGTCTCACGGGAACGGTGTTAATTACCACATTGCCACTGTGTTTCTTGAGGAGCTTCGACCTTTTCTCCCGCTCAAGCAGGAGGTTCTCGAGGTGCTGCTGAAGCCGTTTGTTTCGGCTATGGGGAAGGTGCAGGATAAGGTCTTGGTGGGGAAGATTAGGTCTGGTGTGTTTGATTTGTTGCTTAAGACGGGGAAGAGTTTGTTGGAGGTTAAGAAGAGTGGGGACGGGGTTGAGGTTGATTCTCGTGATGAGGTTCTTCTAATTGGAACAGTTGCACTGGTGATGGGGTTTCTG GCGGCGGCTCAGGATTCGAGTGACAAGGAAAATGTGGCTAGTGAGAATGGTGGGAATTTGAACGATGAAAGCGCAGTGCTGTTAAATGAAACTATGATTGCTAACCTGCAAAGGCAATTTGAGAAGGTTGCTGAGGAGGCGGGCTTGGATGATGGAGTTGCGAGCGCGTGTGATTCGCCTCAGGCTGTGTCTGCTTCCGGAAGAACTCTGtctaagaagaggaagaggacaaAGAGTTTGAAAGGGAAGGTGTCTCAGGATTCTGCTGAATTGGATGGCGAGGAGAGTGCAGTCGCAAAGGGTGGGGAGAAAAGTAAAAAGAAGGTAAGATTTTCGATGAAAAATAACTTGGTGTGGAAGCCACAAAATCCTTTACCTCCTCAGAGTTTGAGGTTGCCTCCCTCTGCAACACCCAGAGGAAGTGCACTCAAAAAGGGTTTGCCTCCAGGTCCTATCAGGGAGATGCCTCTTCCTACCAAAAAGCCAAAACTGAAGAGGGCCAGGAAGTCAATTAAGGGTGTTGCTCCTGTCAAACGCCTGAAGAAATTAAAATCGCGTGCTGCATGa
- the LOC100812302 gene encoding cold-responsive protein kinase 1 isoform X1 — MHASVPKMPRRILPEKPPIPSHHDPGVFFFLGGIVVLVILLILVFIFWRRIKRPAKVMENTVLTSQQHGKYIEPSEVMKMIVPNIKQPGPMEFISGNLRTISYFDFRTLRRATKNFHPRNLLGSGGFGPVYQGKLADGRLIAVKTLSLDKSQQGEKEFLAEVRMITSIQHKNLVRLIGCCTDGPQRILVYEYMKNRSLDLIIYGKSDQFLNWSTRFQIILGVARGLQYLHEDSHLRIVHRDIKASNILLDEKFQPRIGDFGLARFFPEDQAYLSTQFAGTLGYTAPEYAIRGELSEKADIYSFGVLVLEIISCRKNTDLTLASEKQYLPEYAWKLYEKSMLMEIVDPKLQEQGIEEKDVMQAFHVALLCLQPHADLRPAMSEIVAMLTFKVEMVTAPMRPIFVDRRRVMDDEHHSWETIYEAFTTAVASRPT, encoded by the exons ATGCATGCTTCTGTCCCCAAGATGCCTCGAAGAATACTCCCAG AGAAACCTCCTATTCCTTCACACCATGACCCTGGAGTGTTTTTCTTCCTTGGAGGGATTGTAGTGCTCGTCATATTGCTGATTCTTGTGTTTATATTTTGGAGGCGTATTAAACGGCCAGCAAAGGTGATGGAGAACACAGTTCTAACAAGTCAGCAGCATG GGAAATATATTGAACCGTCAGAGGTGATGAAGATGATAGTACCAAATATAAAACAGCCAG GACCAATGGAGTTCATTAGTGGGAACCTTCGGACAATTAGCTACTTTGACTTCCGGACATTGAGGAGAGCCACTAAGAATTTCCATCCTCGAAATCTTCTTGGAAGTGGTGGATTTGGGCCTGTCTATCAG GGAAAGTTGGCAGATGGAAGGCTTATTGCCGTCAAGACATTGTCTCTTGACAAGTCTCAACAAGGTGAAAAAGAATTTCTGGCAGAAGTGAGAATGATCACAAGCATTCAACACAAAAATCTGGTTCGCCTTATTGGATGTTGCACAGATGGCCCTCAAAGGATACTTGTGTACGAATACATGAAGAACAGAAGTTTAGACCTCATAATATATG GAAAGAGTGATCAATTTCTGAATTGGAGCACTAGATTCCAAATTATTCTTGGTGTAGCACGGGGATTACAATACCTCCACGAGGATTCACATTTAAGAATTGTTCACCGAGACATCAAAGCAAGCAACATTCTTCTTGATGAGAAGTTTCAGCCTAGGATTGGAGACTTTGGGCTAGCTAGGTTCTTCCCTGAAGACCAAGCTTACCTTAGCACTCAGTTCGCAGGAACATT AGGTTATACAGCTCCTGAGTATGCCATTAGAGGAGAATTGTCTGAAAAGGCAGACATATATAGTTTTGGAGTTCTTGTGCTTGAAATCATCAGTTGTAGGAAAAACACAGATCTTACTTTAGCATCAGAAAAACAGTACCTCCCTGAATAT GCATGGAAACTTTATGAGAAGTCAATGTTGATGGAAATTGTAGATCCAAAGCTGCAAGAGCAAGGCATAGAAGAAAAGGATGTCATGCAAGCATTCCACGTGGCCTTGTTATGCCTTCAGCCACACGCGGATTTGAGGCCTGCCATGTCAGAGATCGTAGCAATGTTGACATTCAAAGTTGAAATGGTTACAGCACCAATGAGGCCAATCTTCGTTGATCGAAGGCGCGTAATGGATGATGAACATCACTCATGGGAAACCATATACGAGGCTTTCACCACTGCAGTGGCATCCCGGCCCACGTAA
- the LOC100812302 gene encoding cold-responsive protein kinase 1 isoform X2 has protein sequence MHASVPKMPRRILPEKPPIPSHHDPGVFFFLGGIVVLVILLILVFIFWRRIKRPAKVMENTVLTSQQHGPMEFISGNLRTISYFDFRTLRRATKNFHPRNLLGSGGFGPVYQGKLADGRLIAVKTLSLDKSQQGEKEFLAEVRMITSIQHKNLVRLIGCCTDGPQRILVYEYMKNRSLDLIIYGKSDQFLNWSTRFQIILGVARGLQYLHEDSHLRIVHRDIKASNILLDEKFQPRIGDFGLARFFPEDQAYLSTQFAGTLGYTAPEYAIRGELSEKADIYSFGVLVLEIISCRKNTDLTLASEKQYLPEYAWKLYEKSMLMEIVDPKLQEQGIEEKDVMQAFHVALLCLQPHADLRPAMSEIVAMLTFKVEMVTAPMRPIFVDRRRVMDDEHHSWETIYEAFTTAVASRPT, from the exons ATGCATGCTTCTGTCCCCAAGATGCCTCGAAGAATACTCCCAG AGAAACCTCCTATTCCTTCACACCATGACCCTGGAGTGTTTTTCTTCCTTGGAGGGATTGTAGTGCTCGTCATATTGCTGATTCTTGTGTTTATATTTTGGAGGCGTATTAAACGGCCAGCAAAGGTGATGGAGAACACAGTTCTAACAAGTCAGCAGCATG GACCAATGGAGTTCATTAGTGGGAACCTTCGGACAATTAGCTACTTTGACTTCCGGACATTGAGGAGAGCCACTAAGAATTTCCATCCTCGAAATCTTCTTGGAAGTGGTGGATTTGGGCCTGTCTATCAG GGAAAGTTGGCAGATGGAAGGCTTATTGCCGTCAAGACATTGTCTCTTGACAAGTCTCAACAAGGTGAAAAAGAATTTCTGGCAGAAGTGAGAATGATCACAAGCATTCAACACAAAAATCTGGTTCGCCTTATTGGATGTTGCACAGATGGCCCTCAAAGGATACTTGTGTACGAATACATGAAGAACAGAAGTTTAGACCTCATAATATATG GAAAGAGTGATCAATTTCTGAATTGGAGCACTAGATTCCAAATTATTCTTGGTGTAGCACGGGGATTACAATACCTCCACGAGGATTCACATTTAAGAATTGTTCACCGAGACATCAAAGCAAGCAACATTCTTCTTGATGAGAAGTTTCAGCCTAGGATTGGAGACTTTGGGCTAGCTAGGTTCTTCCCTGAAGACCAAGCTTACCTTAGCACTCAGTTCGCAGGAACATT AGGTTATACAGCTCCTGAGTATGCCATTAGAGGAGAATTGTCTGAAAAGGCAGACATATATAGTTTTGGAGTTCTTGTGCTTGAAATCATCAGTTGTAGGAAAAACACAGATCTTACTTTAGCATCAGAAAAACAGTACCTCCCTGAATAT GCATGGAAACTTTATGAGAAGTCAATGTTGATGGAAATTGTAGATCCAAAGCTGCAAGAGCAAGGCATAGAAGAAAAGGATGTCATGCAAGCATTCCACGTGGCCTTGTTATGCCTTCAGCCACACGCGGATTTGAGGCCTGCCATGTCAGAGATCGTAGCAATGTTGACATTCAAAGTTGAAATGGTTACAGCACCAATGAGGCCAATCTTCGTTGATCGAAGGCGCGTAATGGATGATGAACATCACTCATGGGAAACCATATACGAGGCTTTCACCACTGCAGTGGCATCCCGGCCCACGTAA